The proteins below come from a single Holdemania massiliensis genomic window:
- a CDS encoding TetR/AcrR family transcriptional regulator, translated as MARNKHPEQTLEKIVETAAQLFVEKGYEQTSIQDILDVSGLSKGGLYHHFKSKEQIFGAVMEKRILYVNNLFHELIRDTQGENAREKLKKILYRLAIDTKTHSLDQAVASHVEPYLIVGGMQGCVLHDAPIIAELIQKGNEDGSLQVDQPELCAEIFSFLLNYWTNPVIFSRKPAETKARLDYLQTMMKKLGLDILDDALIAVLLKTMHVNSCLDQSQQKRPS; from the coding sequence ATGGCACGGAATAAACATCCGGAACAAACATTAGAGAAAATTGTAGAAACGGCCGCCCAACTATTTGTTGAAAAAGGCTATGAACAAACCAGTATTCAGGATATTCTGGATGTTTCCGGGCTTTCCAAAGGCGGCCTTTATCATCATTTCAAATCCAAAGAACAGATTTTTGGAGCCGTGATGGAAAAACGTATTCTGTACGTCAACAATCTCTTCCATGAATTAATTCGTGATACACAAGGTGAAAATGCCAGAGAAAAACTAAAGAAAATACTTTATAGGCTGGCTATTGACACCAAAACTCATTCACTGGACCAAGCTGTTGCTTCTCACGTTGAGCCTTATCTTATAGTCGGAGGGATGCAGGGATGTGTGCTGCACGATGCACCGATTATTGCAGAATTAATCCAAAAAGGCAATGAAGACGGTTCACTGCAGGTTGATCAGCCTGAACTTTGCGCAGAAATTTTCTCATTTCTGCTTAATTACTGGACAAATCCTGTCATATTCAGCCGAAAACCGGCAGAAACTAAAGCTCGGCTTGACTATCTTCAAACCATGATGAAAAAACTAGGTTTGGATATTTTAGACGACGCGTTGATTGCGGTATTGTTAAAAACAATGCATGTAAACAGCTGTCTGGATCAATCACAACAGAAAAGACCATCTTAA
- a CDS encoding Tex family protein translates to MNMETEQLIQPVAASLNIEPSQVRNTLKLLEEGNTVPFIARYRKEMTKGLDEEQILFIQQQVQYLSNLEKRKEDVLRIIETQGKLTEDLRKQVLVCTKLSQVDDIYRPYQQKRKTRATDAAAKGLTPLADWIASCPRSGDPAVQAEKYVNDQVPTIEEALQGAKDILAERISDEAKLRWKIKEQIERYGFILCKEKKKHEDEKQVYKMYYDYKEKISTLANHRVMAIDRAEKEKVITVTLDYNQTFLINYAIRGVTHERMTVCQKLIEEAAEDGLKRLAFPSVEREVRSELSEKAQAQSIEIFSMNVERLLLQPPLEGKMILGVDPAFRTGCKLAVIDSTGKMLKIDVFYPHPPVNKKTEAKAKLLSILKDYPIEVIAIGNGTASRETESFIADVIQKENLNVDYTLVSEAGASVYSASELARKEFPDLHVEQRSAVSIARRILDPLSELIKIDPKSIGVGQYQHDLPAKALNERLDFAILKSVNRVGVDVNTASSELLCHVSGLTKASANAIVTYRNEHGRFYNRRQLLEVPKLGAKSFQQAAGFLRIHDGEEPLDQTPIHPESYQAAHRLCQLLSIQQLGSDECREKLSQLNLEETAEQLNTDVYTLQDMIEAISQPLRDYREQFDGPMLRHDVLTLEDLHPGDELEGVVRNVVDFGAFVDIGLHEDGLVHISKMVQGRISHPSEVVSIGDILKVWVYGIDAERHRVQLTMIDPHR, encoded by the coding sequence ATGAATATGGAAACTGAACAACTGATTCAGCCAGTGGCGGCTTCATTGAACATTGAGCCATCCCAGGTACGAAATACATTAAAGTTATTAGAAGAAGGCAATACAGTTCCTTTTATCGCGCGTTACCGTAAAGAAATGACAAAAGGACTGGACGAAGAACAGATTTTATTTATTCAGCAGCAGGTCCAGTATCTAAGTAATTTAGAAAAACGCAAAGAAGACGTGCTGCGGATCATTGAGACCCAAGGCAAGCTGACCGAAGATTTACGGAAGCAGGTTCTGGTCTGCACCAAGCTTTCGCAGGTAGACGATATTTACCGTCCTTATCAACAAAAGCGCAAAACCCGCGCCACCGATGCAGCGGCCAAAGGGCTCACGCCGCTGGCGGATTGGATTGCATCCTGTCCACGTTCGGGTGATCCAGCAGTTCAGGCCGAAAAGTATGTTAACGATCAGGTTCCCACAATTGAAGAAGCATTGCAGGGAGCTAAAGATATTCTGGCAGAACGGATCAGCGATGAAGCAAAACTGCGCTGGAAAATAAAAGAACAGATTGAACGCTATGGGTTTATCCTCTGCAAGGAAAAGAAAAAACATGAGGATGAAAAACAAGTTTACAAAATGTACTATGACTACAAAGAAAAAATCAGTACGCTAGCTAATCACCGCGTCATGGCTATCGACCGAGCCGAAAAGGAAAAGGTCATCACGGTGACGCTGGACTACAACCAGACCTTTCTGATCAACTATGCCATCCGCGGCGTCACGCATGAGCGCATGACCGTCTGCCAGAAGCTGATTGAAGAAGCTGCCGAGGATGGCTTAAAGCGACTGGCGTTTCCCAGCGTTGAACGGGAAGTCCGAAGTGAACTCAGTGAAAAAGCCCAGGCTCAGTCCATTGAAATTTTCTCAATGAATGTTGAGCGGCTGCTTCTTCAGCCGCCGCTGGAAGGCAAGATGATACTGGGTGTCGATCCAGCATTTCGAACCGGCTGCAAGCTGGCAGTGATTGATTCAACCGGAAAAATGCTGAAAATCGATGTTTTCTATCCGCATCCGCCGGTAAACAAAAAAACCGAGGCCAAGGCTAAGCTATTATCTATACTGAAGGATTATCCGATTGAAGTCATCGCGATCGGCAACGGTACCGCCAGCCGTGAAACAGAAAGCTTCATCGCTGACGTTATCCAGAAGGAAAATCTGAATGTTGACTACACGCTCGTTTCCGAAGCAGGTGCCTCAGTCTATTCCGCCAGCGAGTTAGCCCGAAAAGAATTTCCGGATCTGCACGTCGAACAGCGTTCTGCGGTTTCGATTGCCCGGCGGATTCTGGATCCACTTTCGGAACTGATTAAAATCGATCCGAAAAGTATCGGCGTTGGACAGTATCAGCATGATTTGCCGGCCAAAGCTTTGAACGAACGGCTGGATTTTGCCATTTTAAAGAGCGTCAACCGCGTCGGCGTCGATGTCAATACAGCTTCCAGTGAACTTCTGTGTCATGTTTCTGGTCTGACGAAGGCTTCCGCCAATGCGATTGTCACCTACCGCAATGAACACGGACGTTTCTATAATCGCCGGCAGTTGCTGGAGGTTCCAAAATTAGGCGCTAAGTCCTTTCAGCAGGCTGCAGGATTTTTACGCATTCACGATGGCGAAGAGCCGCTTGATCAAACACCGATCCATCCTGAAAGCTATCAAGCCGCGCATCGTTTATGTCAGCTGTTAAGTATTCAGCAGTTAGGCAGCGATGAGTGCCGGGAAAAACTTAGCCAGCTCAATCTTGAAGAAACGGCTGAACAGCTGAATACGGATGTTTATACACTGCAGGATATGATTGAAGCCATATCCCAGCCGCTGCGCGATTACCGTGAGCAGTTTGATGGTCCAATGCTGCGGCACGATGTGCTCACCTTGGAAGATCTGCATCCAGGCGATGAGCTGGAAGGTGTTGTCCGCAACGTAGTCGATTTCGGTGCCTTCGTGGATATCGGTTTGCATGAGGATGGCTTAGTTCACATTTCCAAAATGGTGCAGGGACGGATTTCCCATCCGAGTGAAGTGGTATCAATCGGCGATATTCTCAAAGTCTGGGTCTATGGGATTGATGCTGAACGCCACCGGGTTCAGCTGACTATGATTGATCCTCATCGTTAA